Proteins encoded by one window of Pseudomonadota bacterium:
- the murD gene encoding UDP-N-acetylmuramoyl-L-alanine--D-glutamate ligase — MDDLREKKVLVVGLGRSGVAAARFLAREGAFVTAEDLRPRKSMMELSADLERNNISLSLGRHDPRLALSSDLIVASPGVPLDLDSLRLASERGIPVVGEMELAVRRIARPVIAVTGTNGKTTTTALIGHLLSSAGIEACVAGNIGTPILEVVEEANRARFVVLEVSSFQMDTTPSLVADTSVWLNATRDHIDRHGSFEAYVASKAKLFSQMRPEGFGIYNAADGSVSRSVADSRCRLVPFDATGGAASEAQGDARSRGWFEGGDLCVQAEGLALERYPLSKARLAGGHNRENMLAALLAARLAGADPRSAAQGLATFEGLPHRVQLVAEHKGVRYYDDSKGTNVGATARAIEGFDEPIVLIAGGLSKGCDFSELAPAVRGRVKEAVLIGEAAPEMERALAPCTRIKRASSMDEAVCVAAKDAEPGDVVLLSPACASFDMFRDYAHRGAAFADAVRRLASGGLGQPRR, encoded by the coding sequence ATGGACGATCTGAGGGAGAAAAAAGTCCTGGTCGTAGGGCTCGGCCGCTCCGGGGTGGCCGCCGCGCGCTTCCTCGCGCGGGAGGGAGCTTTCGTGACCGCGGAGGACCTAAGGCCCCGCAAGTCGATGATGGAGCTCTCCGCCGATCTCGAGCGGAACAACATCAGCCTCTCGCTAGGCAGGCACGACCCAAGGCTCGCCCTGTCCAGCGACCTCATAGTGGCCAGCCCGGGCGTCCCGCTCGATCTCGACTCCCTGAGGCTCGCCTCGGAGAGGGGCATACCGGTGGTGGGCGAGATGGAGCTTGCGGTTCGGAGGATAGCCAGGCCGGTGATCGCGGTCACGGGCACCAACGGCAAGACTACCACCACGGCGCTGATCGGGCATCTGCTCTCCTCGGCCGGCATAGAGGCGTGCGTGGCCGGCAACATCGGGACCCCGATCCTTGAGGTGGTGGAGGAGGCGAACCGCGCCCGCTTCGTGGTGCTCGAGGTGTCGAGCTTCCAGATGGACACGACGCCGTCTCTCGTTGCAGACACGTCGGTGTGGCTTAACGCGACGCGCGACCACATCGACAGGCACGGGAGCTTCGAGGCCTATGTGGCCAGCAAGGCGAAGCTGTTCTCCCAGATGAGGCCCGAGGGTTTCGGGATATACAACGCGGCCGACGGGTCGGTCTCCAGGTCGGTGGCCGACTCCCGCTGCAGGCTGGTGCCGTTCGACGCGACCGGCGGTGCGGCATCGGAGGCGCAAGGCGACGCCCGGAGCAGGGGTTGGTTCGAGGGGGGCGATCTCTGCGTTCAGGCGGAGGGGTTGGCCCTTGAGCGCTACCCCCTTTCGAAGGCGAGGCTGGCCGGAGGGCACAACCGCGAGAACATGCTGGCGGCGCTGCTCGCGGCGCGGCTGGCCGGGGCCGACCCCCGCTCCGCAGCGCAAGGGCTCGCCACCTTCGAGGGGCTCCCCCACAGGGTTCAGCTGGTGGCGGAGCACAAAGGAGTGCGCTACTACGACGACTCGAAGGGGACAAACGTGGGCGCCACCGCGCGCGCGATCGAGGGTTTCGACGAGCCGATTGTGCTCATCGCGGGCGGCCTTTCCAAGGGTTGCGACTTCTCCGAACTGGCGCCCGCCGTGCGCGGCAGGGTCAAGGAGGCGGTCCTCATAGGCGAGGCCGCGCCGGAGATGGAGCGGGCCCTTGCCCCGTGCACGAGGATCAAGAGGGCCTCCTCGATGGACGAGGCGGTGTGCGTGGCCGCAAAGGACGCGGAGCCTGGAGATGTCGTGCTGCTCTCCCCGGCGTGCGCGTCGTTCGACATGTTCCGTGATTACGCCCACAGGGGGGCGGCATTTGCGGACGCGGTCAGAAGGCTCGCGTCCGGCGGACTGGGTCAGCCAAGGAGATAG